A genomic window from Montipora capricornis isolate CH-2021 chromosome 8, ASM3666992v2, whole genome shotgun sequence includes:
- the LOC138013918 gene encoding TNF receptor-associated factor 6-like, producing MASVNRASDEPSSSGELGGYDEQFDPPLESDDKLRCSICFMGLREPVLTLCGHRYCGGCILRVIRGGSPKCPMDREPLHESQLFPDNFAKREMLNYDVFCRLKKVRGCPWKGTLRKLEVCEQINFLRCKL from the exons ATGGCGTCCGTAAATCGTGCCTCAGATGAGCCCTCGTCTTCTGGAGAACTGGGAGGTTATGACGAGCAGTTTGATCCACCTCTAGAGAGTGATGACAAACTGAGATGCTCTATCTGCTTTATGGGTCTGCGAGAGCCAGTTCTAACTCTCTGTGGCCACAGATATTGTGGAGGTTGCATCTTACGTGTTATAAG aGGTGGTAGTCCCAAGTGTCCAATGGACAGAGAACCTTTGCATGAGTCTCAG CTATTTCCAGACAACTTTGCCAAGCGAGAAATGCTCAACTATGATGTTTTCTGCCGTTTGAAAAAAGTGCGTGGATGCCCATGGAAAGGTACTCTGAGGAAGCTGGAGGTATGTGAACAAATTAACTTCTTACGCTGTAAATTATGA
- the LOC138059127 gene encoding uncharacterized protein, translating to MYILTKEKICYQEHKQPCSGCIGLLSVAKRILDDGFINLNEAFRMSNPGIKYKAKDAKRKLLQMPLAALRITESKSDAIYLVSKETNLELTRSLLKRKDCSSQNAGVQMSASLVKELLSASESEAERERLTYGIAKSSGLTHTKLRQLYGFQDLKERQYKVEKALREIREIREAVTSIANIKEKAVLQTFGIEVESDEDLEKDESETDTDVDDDEEECAWNAAENTSVSKTVHGRFVGDMVHQFSLSKEITETTCYQNSQQLMDILKSCELNWFSFVEVIKEKMNDYSKEAIDQLLLDFGGQLHLFNLEEREELIIEQSRQAFLLAQRLEVNDSDADDEAVLSEAEEVEADWGSIHDPLQKEAQSAIVQEIRNLRLNAKRQAAKKVAEARFLRRRRGKNVSKILKEYSDIGQTIESYVKSAGAGADSWRRTGVLTFDGNRKVQKKPTFSRIKEHLEMVYGRKFGYGTVVELCVARNKRRKSSTRYRGLARVTCRRARKGFTLRYNPDQHWSAAFYRGLDALQLKDGNDILNINRDDQAGFRLDTLATHGKHATLCISEGAPLTTKSDYVNKYPSSLQTTSYNFLSTGTTAEICAGIVKATPLHSKNPAQHFHDLNAIETYPDVQSAFFNCLTGEKDKDLCSR from the coding sequence ATGTACAttctaacaaaagaaaaaatatgttATCAAGAACATAAGCAACCATGTAGTGGCTGTATTGGCTTGTTAAGTGTTGCAAAGCGGATCCTTGATGATGGTTTCATAAACTTGAATGAAGCTTTTCGAATGTCAAATCCTGGGATAAAGTACAAGGCAAAGGATGCAAAAAGGAAGCTGTTGCAGATGCCTCTGGCTGCCTTGAGAATAACAGAAAGTAAAAGTGATGCCATTTATCTTGTGTCAAAGGAGACTAACCTAGAACTAACACGAAGCCTTTTAAAAAGAAAGGATTGTAGTTCACAGAATGCTGGTGTACAGATGTCTGCAAGCTTAGTGAAGGAATTGCTATCAGCTTCAGAGTCTGAAGCTGAAAGAGAAAGACTAACCTATGGCATCGCAAAATCATCTGGTCTGACTCACACAAAATTGAGACAATTATATGGTTTTCAGGATTTGAAAGAAAGACAGTATAAGGTTGAGAAGGCTCTGAGGGAAATAAGAGAGATAAGAGAAGCTGTGACCTCAATTGCCAATATTAAAGAGAAAGCAGTTTTACAAACATTTGGAATTGAAGTTGAAAGTGATGAGGATTTGGAGAAAGATGAGAGTGAAACAGATACTGATGtggatgatgatgaggaggaaTGTGCCTGGAATGCTGCAGAAAACACATCTGTTAGCAAAACGGTCCATGGCAGATTTGTAGGTGATATGGTTCATCAGTTCTCACTGAGTAAAGAGATAACTGAGACAACGTGTTACCAAAATTCCCAACAGCTAATGGACATTCTCAAGTCTTGTGAGCTGAATTGGTTTAGCTTTGTGGAAGTCATCAAAGAGAAGATGAATGATTACTCTAAAGAAGCTATTGATCAATTGCTGCTGGATTTTGGTGGTCAACTTCATCTATTTAATTTAGAAGAGAGGGAAGAACTGATAATAGAGCAAAGCCGACAGGCATTTCTCCTTGCACAGAGGCTTGAAGTAAACGACTCTGATGCAGATGATGAAGCTGTGCTCTCGGAAGCAGAGGAAGTTGAGGCCGACTGGGGAAGTATCCATGACCCTTTGCAAAAGGAGGCACAGTCAGCAATTGTACAAGAGATAAGGAACTTGCGATTGAATGCCAAGAGACAAGCAGCAAAGAAGGTTGCAGAGGCAagatttttgaggagaaggaGGGGCAAGAATGTCAGCAAGATCCTGAAAGAGTATTCAGACATTGGTCAAACAATAGAAAGTTATGTCAAGAGTGCTGGTGCTGGGGCAGACAGTTGGCGCAGGACAGGCGTCCTCACCTTCGATGGCAATCGTAAAGTGCAGAAGAAACCAACGTTTAGCAGAATCAAAGAGCATCTGGAAATGGTATATGGAAGGAAATTTGGGTATGGTACAGTTGTTGAACTTTGTGTTGCAAGAAACAAGCGAAGAAAGTCATCTACACGCTATAGAGGTCTTGCAAGAGTAACGTGCAGAAGAGCAAGGAAAGGATTTACTTTGAGATACAACCCGGACCAGCACTGGTCAGCAGCATTTTACAGGGGACTGGATGCATTGCAGCTTAAGGATGGAAATGATATCCTGAATATTAACCGTGATGACCAAGCAGGCTTTCGTCTTGACACCCTTGCAACACACGGCAAACATGCCACATTATGTATCTCTGAAGGGGCACCACTAACAACTAAGTCAGACTATGTTAATAAATATCCATCCAGTCTACAGACTACCTCATACAACTTCTTGAGTACTGGAACGACTGCTGAAATTTGTGCTGGCATTGTCAAAGCCACACCACTGCACAGCAAGAATCCAGCTCAACATTTCCATGATCTAAATGCGATTGAGACCTATCCTGATGTGCAATCAGCTTTCTTCAACTGCCTCACCGGAGAGAAAGACAAAGATTTGTGTTCGCGTTGA
- the LOC138013917 gene encoding uncharacterized protein: MVLLLDDFHNIQTVRMPDNLKLSKATHMASALLDIHQGIPAVDEGRLNVKVVLVYNGLAYEDLHTLNSCVLVDEFETTLKHMVDYKSALNHTFLSAPNLQDFSKKYVIPFPGDWPTWFYTKKLVAQLPPTSNIHHPYLSLIPEQGPFHVSLNINEDIVQNYHTIFAKVYKEVFGSEFPKRPKPFRTSLIVTGTLCGWLLIRDKVLAKFRFCKDIEFLYLVNLLEEVLPLVFFQYDSIFRSGNLEHYINVMIRLAIIFIIWERHHYDRSTLSMLSDLYHQKINFPSYYNFKKKWLSILTEQKVEIWHSLLRNHIATHYGGNEIHNTAISLAASDTLRQFHASFVRPYVRGQSEKNMKLVAGKVAEVLLNIFQKVAQNIGKSKKVTDRAPSQVHNQQQPKFHLWTLNETVDTKSLPLAFKHLDGNYRYPSAQILCDYRDCAFTENTDKVLRLACCHTFHQECYSLNNSSCPICTKPLLKKLTTLTDAFNESLLTPTKSSTKATTNPHNVHVASEEQQDQEMAPNNSRQPAFYESDEWEMFVDNFLATVTVPQPSTLSSNPQQQQLHEQQQQQQQQQQHALQQPASHPQPAITPSQPHSSVMSIYCFPNHALWFFPPHISQSTFQGRSGSNACSFIALFMAKLFNVNSNATVNISNEPSSPPVWLGILSMAIQAGNSVHDCVTGGQPINFSVNEAIMHLNGGIGKTIVEETLDIGFTNENPLVPQSSLSFYLERLSHETSNIAAIVIVNHMTICFVARDGKLFVLDSHFHFPHGAMVGVSDISGREAFLAKIKQALALQHNLCSLTFVTFL, encoded by the exons ATGGTGTTACTACTGGATGATTTCCACAACATCCAGACAGTTCGCATGCCAGACAACCTAAAGTTGTCAAAAGCGACGCATATGGCATCTGCCCTTCTTGATATTCACCAGGGAATACCAGCTGTTGACGAAGGGAGACTGAATGTAAAGGTGGTATT AGTATACAACGGCCTGGCATATGAGGACCTTCATACCCTAAACAGTTGCGTTTTAGTGGATGAATTTGAGACAACCTTAAAGCATATGGTGGACTACAAATCAGCACTAAACCATACTTTCCTGTCGGCTCCTAACCTTCaagatttttcaaaaaaatatgtAATACCTTTCCCTGGAGACTGGCCAACCTGGTTTTACACAAAAAAACTAGTTGCTCAGCTACCACCAACCAGTAACATACACCACCCTTACTTGTCCCTTATTCCAGAACAAGGGCCCTTTCATGTAAGCTTAAATATAAATGAAGATATTGTGCAAAATTACCACACCATTTTTGCAAAAGTTTATAAGGAAGTGTTTGGCAGTGAGTTTCCAAAAAGGCCAAAACCATTTCGGACAAGCCTCATAGTGACAGGAACCTTATGTGGATGGCTGCTCATTAGAGACAAAGTCCTGGCTAAATTCAGGTTCTGCAAAGACATTGAATTTTTATACCTTGTAAATTTACTTGAAGAAGTTCTACCACTGGTCTTTTTTCAGTATGACAGCATCTTTCGCTCTGGAAACTTAGAACACTACATAAATGTTATGATTCGCCtagcaattatttttattatctggGAGCGCCATCACTATGACAGATCTACCCTATCTATGTTAAGTGACTTATACCACCAGAAGATCAACTTCCCCTCTTACtacaatttcaagaaaaaatggCTATCAATACTAACAGAACAGAAAGTAGAAATCTGGCACTCCTTACTACGCAACCACATTGCAACACACTATGGTGGAAATGAAATTCACAACACAGCAATTTCTCTGGCTGCTTCAGACACTCTAAGACAATTCCATGCATCGTTTGTGAGGCCATACGTCAGAGGgcaatctgaaaaaaacatgaaactagTTGCAG GTAAAGTTGCTGAGGTGCTCTTAAATATATTCCAGAAAGTTGCCCAAAATATTGGAAAGTCTAAAAAG GTTACAGACAGAGCTCCCAGTCAAGTCCATAACCAACAGCAGCCAAAGTTCCACCTATGGACACTAAATGAAACTGTTGACACCAAGTCTCTGCCTCTTGCTTTCAAACATCTGGACGGCAACTATAGATATCCAAGTGCTCAAATTTTATGTGACTACAGGGACTGTGCTTTCACTGAAAACACTGACAAAGTTCTTAGACTAGCTTGCTGCCACACATTTCACCAGGAATGCTACTCTCTTAATAACTCTAGCTGTCCGATCTGCACAAAGCCCCTTTTGAAGAAACTAACCACACTAACTGATGCCTTCAATGAAAGTTTACTTACTCCTACTAAATCTTCAACAAAGGCCACTACAAACCctcacaatgtacatgtagcctcTGAAGAACAACAAGACCAAGAAATGGCCCCTAACAATTCCAGACAACCAGCATTCTATGAATCTGACGAATGGGAAATGTTTGTTGACAACTTCCTGGCCACTGTCACTGTTCCACAGCCTTCAACATTAAGTTCAAAcccacaacaacaacagctacatgaacagcaacaacaacagcagcagcagcagcaacatgCGCTCCAACAACCTGCGTCACATCCACAACCTGCAATCACTCCTTCACAGCCACATTCTTCAGTCATGAGTATTTATTGTTTCCCAAACCATGCCTTATGGTTCTTTCCTCCACATATCTCACAGTCAACATTTCAGGGAAGATCTGGTTCTAATGCCTGCTCATTCATTGCACTTTTCATGGCAAAGTTATTTAATGTAAATAGTAATGCAACAGTGAATATCAGCAATGAGCCATCATCACCTCCAGTATGGTTGGGAATTCTCAGCATGGCAATACAAGCAGGAAACAGTGTCCATGATTGTGTAACAGGGGGGCAACCAATTAACTTCTCAGTCAATGAAGCCATAATGCATCTTAATGGTGGTATTGGCAAAACCATAGTTGAGGAAACTCTAGACATAGGATTCACAAATGAAAATCCTCTAGTACCACAATCCTCTTTAAGTTTTTACCTTGAGCGTTTATCTCATGAGACGTCCAACATTGCTGCCATAGTCATAGTAAACCACATGACCATCTGTTTTGTTGCCCGAGATGGAAAACTGTTTGTCCTTGACAGTCACTTCCATTTCCCTCATGGTGCCATGGTTGGTGTTTCTGACATATCAGGAAGAGAAGCATTTCtggcaaaaattaaacaagcaCTGGCATTACAACACAACTTATGTTCTCTTACATTTGTAACATTTCTGTGA